A DNA window from Altererythrobacter sp. B11 contains the following coding sequences:
- the rpsB gene encoding 30S ribosomal protein S2, which translates to MAAPTVTMQELIEAGAHFGHQTHRWNPRMKPYIFGARNGVHIIDLSQTVPLMARALDFVSATVRAGGKVLFVGTKRQAQEPIAEAARRSGQHFVNHRWLGGMLTNWKTISQSIKRLKALEEQLSGDTSGLTKKEVLQLTREKDKLEMSLGGIRDMGGIPDVMIVIDANKEELAIKEANVLGIPVVAVLDTNVDPSGIAFPIPGNDDASRAVRLYCDAIAAAATKGHQEGVVDSGADIGAMDTPPEEAAAAEAPAEQEAASA; encoded by the coding sequence ATGGCGGCTCCTACCGTCACCATGCAGGAATTGATCGAGGCCGGCGCACACTTCGGCCACCAGACCCACCGCTGGAACCCGCGGATGAAGCCGTATATCTTCGGCGCCCGCAACGGTGTTCACATCATCGACCTGTCGCAGACCGTGCCGCTGATGGCTCGCGCGCTGGACTTCGTCTCCGCCACCGTCCGCGCGGGCGGCAAGGTGCTGTTCGTCGGCACCAAGCGCCAGGCGCAGGAGCCGATCGCCGAAGCCGCACGCCGCAGCGGGCAGCATTTCGTCAACCATCGCTGGCTGGGCGGCATGCTCACCAACTGGAAGACGATCTCGCAGTCCATCAAGCGGCTGAAGGCGCTGGAAGAGCAGCTTTCGGGCGACACTTCGGGCCTCACCAAGAAGGAAGTCCTCCAGCTCACGCGCGAGAAGGACAAGCTGGAAATGTCGCTGGGCGGTATCCGCGATATGGGCGGCATCCCCGACGTGATGATCGTGATCGACGCCAACAAGGAAGAGCTGGCGATCAAGGAAGCCAATGTTCTCGGCATCCCGGTCGTCGCCGTGCTCGATACCAATGTCGATCCGAGCGGCATCGCCTTCCCGATCCCGGGCAATGACGATGCCAGCCGTGCGGTGCGCCTCTATTGCGATGCCATCGCCGCTGCCGCGACCAAGGGCCACCAGGAAGGCGTGGTCGATTCGGGTGCCGACATCGGCGCCATGGACACTCCGCCTGAGGAAGCCGCCGCTGCCGAGGCTCCGGCCGAGCAGGAAGCCGCTTCCGCCTGA
- a CDS encoding CDP-alcohol phosphatidyltransferase family protein, which translates to MGGRDEDGQAEPGPSWLGPKASEDERPVTRRLGGGLSLRAVLPNAITAAALCSGLTGIRFAINGDWERTVFAIILAGMLDGIDGRIARLLKAQSRFGAELDSLADSLSFGVAPALVLFLWSLQDLPRFGWFASLAFAICCVLRLARFNAQIDVDEQPHKSAGFLTGVPAPVGAGLAFLPLYLWIASGESIFREPIVVALWVTAIAFLMISNLATLSWTSIRPRRNIRLEAIALAGLVFAALLTEPFWTLAGLCIVYLILMPYGVVSYGRVKRQRNRGAAPATAASAEE; encoded by the coding sequence ATCGGCGGGCGGGACGAGGACGGACAAGCCGAACCGGGGCCGTCATGGCTCGGCCCCAAGGCCAGCGAGGATGAGCGGCCAGTCACGCGGCGCCTTGGCGGCGGGCTGTCGCTGCGGGCGGTGCTGCCCAATGCCATCACCGCGGCGGCGCTGTGTTCCGGCCTCACCGGCATCCGCTTTGCTATTAACGGCGATTGGGAACGCACGGTGTTCGCCATCATCCTGGCCGGCATGCTCGACGGGATCGACGGTCGCATTGCCCGGCTGCTCAAGGCGCAGTCACGCTTCGGGGCGGAACTGGACAGCCTGGCTGATTCGCTGAGTTTCGGCGTCGCGCCGGCGCTGGTGCTGTTCCTGTGGTCGTTGCAGGACCTGCCGCGTTTCGGCTGGTTCGCCTCGCTCGCCTTTGCGATCTGCTGCGTGCTGCGGCTGGCGCGGTTCAACGCGCAGATCGACGTGGACGAGCAGCCGCATAAATCGGCCGGATTCCTCACCGGGGTGCCTGCGCCGGTGGGTGCCGGGCTGGCTTTCCTGCCGCTTTACCTCTGGATCGCCAGCGGGGAGAGCATATTTCGCGAACCCATCGTGGTGGCGCTGTGGGTAACGGCGATCGCCTTCCTGATGATCTCCAACCTTGCGACGCTCAGCTGGACCTCGATCCGCCCGCGCCGCAACATTCGCCTGGAAGCCATCGCATTGGCCGGCCTCGTCTTCGCGGCCCTGCTGACAGAGCCCTTCTGGACCTTGGCCGGGCTGTGCATCGTCTATCTGATCCTGATGCCCTATGGCGTGGTGAGCTATGGCCGGGTCAAGCGCCAGCGGAACAGGGGCGCGGCACCAGCAACGGCTGCATCCGCGGAAGAGTAA
- a CDS encoding phosphatidylserine decarboxylase, producing the protein MAGDLRDNRGRGDAEWHWPAIHPEGRQFGLIAVGIALIVLLLFDWPVLGWPLLALAGGVFAFFRDPERVVPQGDDLIVAPADGLVTLIEQVPPPLELQAADPAGGAGLGIAPVTRISIFMSVFDVHINRAPVGGTIRRVVYIPGKFMNADLDKASEENERQHILVERADGRLIGFTQIAGLVARRIVPFVKQGDIVAAGQRVGLIRFGSRVDVYLPQGTDSKVLLGQTVIAGETVLAEIGRLQLIEGVSQ; encoded by the coding sequence ATGGCCGGAGACCTACGCGATAACAGGGGCCGCGGTGACGCGGAATGGCATTGGCCAGCGATCCATCCAGAAGGGCGCCAGTTCGGCCTGATTGCCGTCGGCATCGCGCTGATCGTGCTGTTGCTGTTCGACTGGCCGGTTCTCGGCTGGCCGCTGCTGGCGCTTGCGGGGGGCGTGTTTGCCTTCTTCCGCGATCCCGAACGGGTCGTGCCACAAGGCGATGATCTGATTGTGGCCCCGGCGGACGGGCTGGTGACGCTGATCGAGCAGGTGCCCCCGCCGCTGGAACTGCAGGCCGCCGATCCTGCGGGCGGAGCGGGGCTGGGCATCGCACCGGTCACCCGCATCTCAATTTTCATGTCGGTGTTCGATGTGCATATCAACCGGGCACCCGTGGGCGGCACGATCCGCCGCGTGGTCTATATCCCCGGCAAGTTCATGAATGCCGATCTCGACAAGGCGAGCGAGGAAAACGAGCGCCAGCATATTCTGGTAGAGCGCGCCGACGGGCGGCTGATTGGCTTCACCCAGATTGCCGGGCTGGTGGCGCGGCGCATCGTCCCCTTCGTGAAGCAGGGGGACATCGTCGCCGCCGGGCAGCGGGTGGGACTGATCCGTTTCGGCAGCCGGGTGGACGTCTATCTGCCGCAGGGCACTGACTCGAAGGTGCTGCTGGGCCAGACGGTGATCGCGGGCGAGACGGTGCTGGCCGAGATCGGCCGGCTGCAACTGATCGAAGGCGTCAGCCAGTGA
- a CDS encoding putative bifunctional diguanylate cyclase/phosphodiesterase: MLSSALLSAGLAAAVLLLAAALLLRTSGLALLLARAEQQLGREFTGPLPRRLAGALTALLERANEQEHRVHLKHAVTGLPTREPLAGRMAIDGAGTLALLSCRDYDRLCAFDPLLAERLLMTVVERLSVMLPPSRFLAQVDRSHLAIWTGPEVTPAAAEAELAALAYALGDRMVEGDHEILPEIVKRSIRFDAAHGSPHSAISQALSSFSVPLASDGRPKVASINVEAQARDRYQLEQDLRQAIARNQLHMQYQPLIDASEGRAIGGEALIRWHHPQRGPIPPGQFIPLAEAAGLVQEIGLWAMNRALRDARNWRLAGLPDLRVAVNVSGQQLESADLGLLILRTLERHGLPPEALEVELTESVALADDIRAPVLCEDLRSKGVRIAIDDFGTGYSSLSALRNLGFDKLKMDRAFVTDVDKRRDSQAICSSLLALGRGLGANVLAEGVETEAEYGWLRRHGCRYFQGFYFCRPVDSEDFADFVRDSDSLLRQLAAGEPLQLQGSRA; encoded by the coding sequence GTGCTGAGCTCTGCCTTGCTCTCTGCAGGATTGGCAGCCGCGGTCCTGCTGCTGGCCGCCGCCCTCCTTTTGCGCACATCCGGCCTCGCGCTACTGCTGGCCCGTGCGGAGCAGCAACTGGGGCGGGAGTTCACCGGCCCGCTGCCCCGGCGGCTGGCAGGGGCCCTGACGGCGCTGCTGGAGCGGGCGAACGAGCAGGAACATCGCGTCCACCTGAAGCATGCGGTCACCGGGCTGCCGACGCGCGAGCCCCTTGCGGGCCGCATGGCGATCGACGGCGCGGGCACGCTGGCGCTGCTTTCCTGCCGCGATTACGACCGGCTCTGTGCCTTCGATCCGCTGCTGGCGGAGCGGCTGCTGATGACGGTGGTGGAACGGCTCTCCGTCATGCTGCCCCCGTCGCGCTTCCTCGCCCAGGTGGACCGTTCTCACCTGGCGATCTGGACCGGCCCCGAAGTGACGCCGGCTGCTGCAGAGGCGGAACTGGCCGCCCTGGCCTATGCCCTCGGCGATCGCATGGTCGAAGGCGATCACGAGATCCTGCCGGAGATCGTGAAGCGCAGCATCCGCTTCGATGCCGCCCACGGCTCCCCGCATTCCGCCATCTCGCAGGCGCTCTCCAGCTTTTCCGTGCCGCTGGCGTCCGACGGGCGGCCCAAGGTGGCTAGCATCAATGTGGAAGCGCAGGCGCGCGATCGCTATCAGCTGGAGCAGGATCTGCGCCAGGCCATCGCCCGCAACCAGCTGCACATGCAATATCAGCCGCTGATCGACGCCAGCGAGGGGCGCGCGATCGGCGGAGAGGCGCTGATCCGCTGGCATCATCCTCAGCGCGGCCCGATCCCCCCCGGCCAGTTCATCCCGCTGGCGGAAGCCGCCGGGCTGGTGCAGGAGATCGGCCTGTGGGCCATGAACCGCGCGCTGCGCGATGCACGCAACTGGCGCCTTGCCGGCCTGCCGGATCTGCGCGTGGCGGTGAATGTCAGCGGGCAGCAGCTTGAATCCGCCGATCTCGGCCTGCTGATCCTTCGCACGCTGGAACGCCACGGCCTGCCGCCGGAGGCGCTGGAGGTGGAACTGACCGAAAGCGTCGCCCTGGCCGACGATATTCGCGCGCCCGTGCTGTGTGAGGATCTGCGCAGCAAGGGCGTGCGCATCGCGATCGACGATTTCGGCACCGGCTATTCCAGCCTCAGCGCGCTGCGCAACCTGGGCTTCGACAAGCTGAAGATGGACCGCGCCTTCGTGACCGACGTGGACAAACGGCGCGACAGCCAGGCGATCTGCAGCAGCCTGCTGGCGCTGGGGCGCGGGCTCGGCGCGAATGTGCTGGCCGAGGGCGTGGAAACCGAAGCCGAGTATGGCTGGCTGCGGCGGCACGGCTGCCGCTATTTCCAGGGCTTCTACTTCTGCCGACCCGTCGACAGCGAGGATTTCGCCGACTTCGTCCGCGATTCCGATTCCCTTCTCCGGCAGCTGGCCGCCGGCGAACCCCTCCAGTTGCAAGGATCGCGTGCATGA
- a CDS encoding LysM peptidoglycan-binding domain-containing protein, with product MSRFPRSLSMVGAAALALGLAACSSGPGMKAGAPPAAQTAPTEIETIAALLDRGEVKAAQKRLKQALRSDPLNPSLLVLRQGMLGDAKADLGPASHPYTVQPGDTMAGIAERFLGNRLKSYQLARYNKMSDPSALAAGQVLQIPGQPAQAETAPRAAPPKKRSSAAAAAAPAPKAQSRPAAPAASKADPAAAQRARTAGLAALNRGQPGEAVALLQRAATLDPDNAAISRDLARARRIAATVKSQR from the coding sequence ATGAGCCGTTTCCCCCGCTCCCTTTCGATGGTAGGGGCTGCGGCGCTTGCCCTCGGCCTGGCCGCCTGTTCCTCCGGCCCCGGCATGAAGGCGGGTGCACCGCCTGCTGCCCAGACCGCGCCGACGGAGATCGAAACGATTGCCGCCCTGCTCGATCGCGGCGAGGTGAAGGCGGCGCAGAAGCGGCTGAAGCAGGCGCTGCGCAGCGACCCGCTCAACCCTTCGCTGCTGGTGCTGCGGCAGGGCATGCTGGGCGATGCGAAGGCGGACCTCGGCCCGGCGAGCCATCCCTATACGGTCCAGCCGGGCGATACGATGGCCGGCATTGCCGAACGGTTCCTTGGCAACCGGCTGAAATCCTATCAGCTGGCGCGCTACAACAAGATGTCCGATCCCTCCGCCCTCGCCGCCGGCCAGGTGCTGCAGATCCCCGGGCAACCCGCGCAGGCCGAAACCGCACCGCGCGCGGCCCCGCCGAAGAAGCGCAGCTCCGCAGCAGCGGCGGCCGCTCCGGCACCGAAGGCGCAGTCCCGCCCTGCCGCGCCCGCCGCGAGCAAGGCCGATCCGGCAGCGGCGCAGCGCGCGCGCACGGCGGGGCTGGCCGCGCTCAACCGCGGCCAGCCGGGCGAAGCGGTGGCTCTGCTGCAGCGCGCCGCGACGCTCGATCCGGATAACGCCGCCATCTCGCGCGACCTCGCCCGCGCCCGCCGGATTGCCGCGACCGTGAAATCCCAAAGGTAA
- a CDS encoding serine/threonine-protein kinase, whose product MTMLGRYQIESRLGAGAMAEVYRATDPEIGRTVAIKVLKQDFAGDEQLAGRFLREARAAGALSHANIATIYDVGQVEGASYIAMELVEGRPLDEVLHAQGRMPYERVLRIARQLGDALAYAHGAGVVHRDIKPSNILISEDGRTAKLVDFGVARVGDLEGAGLAQTQAGQLIGTPRYMSPEQALGLPVDHRSDLFSLGVVLYEMITGRVAFPGNGLGALAIKIAQEKVEPVGRIAGDCPSGLQFIIDKLLAKKPDQRFADGAALVAALDREIHAAGEAPGGRRGLTLRVKLPLALVAVTALALFACMQLIWSRQEAALESMAAVAGESIAAFVAGNAAVVAADNAGLPPQEQDWTSVQAFVASATQDQEVRAITVADAGGVVRAASQPGLVGRAYQPQSGAGAPVGALRFVRPIDYAGARFGTVEITLGRTALDQALATSRQLIMALSAVLMIVVLVVGYLSGALVTRPLRRLRNALDDAARNGFALRISHNRRDEFGQTFDAFNRAAAEAEAMASTDRAGAEAAMLATRIAA is encoded by the coding sequence ATGACGATGCTGGGTCGCTACCAGATCGAAAGCAGGCTCGGGGCCGGCGCAATGGCGGAGGTCTATCGCGCCACCGACCCGGAGATCGGCCGCACCGTCGCCATAAAGGTGCTCAAGCAGGATTTTGCCGGTGACGAGCAGCTTGCCGGCCGCTTCCTGCGGGAAGCACGCGCCGCCGGCGCGCTGAGCCATGCGAATATCGCCACCATCTACGATGTCGGCCAGGTGGAAGGCGCCTCCTACATCGCGATGGAGCTGGTCGAAGGGCGGCCGCTGGACGAAGTGCTGCACGCGCAGGGGCGCATGCCTTATGAACGAGTGCTGCGGATCGCGCGGCAGCTGGGGGACGCCCTCGCCTATGCCCACGGCGCGGGCGTGGTGCATCGCGACATCAAACCCTCCAACATCCTCATCTCGGAGGATGGGCGAACCGCCAAGCTGGTCGATTTCGGCGTCGCGCGGGTGGGCGATCTGGAAGGCGCCGGCCTGGCGCAGACGCAGGCCGGGCAGCTGATCGGCACGCCCCGCTACATGAGCCCGGAACAGGCGTTGGGCCTGCCGGTCGATCATCGCTCAGACCTCTTCTCGCTCGGCGTGGTGCTGTATGAGATGATCACCGGCAGGGTGGCCTTCCCCGGCAACGGGCTGGGCGCGCTGGCGATCAAGATCGCGCAGGAGAAGGTGGAGCCGGTCGGCCGCATTGCCGGCGATTGCCCCTCGGGCCTGCAGTTCATCATCGACAAGCTGCTGGCGAAGAAGCCGGATCAGCGCTTTGCCGATGGAGCGGCCCTGGTCGCCGCGCTGGACCGCGAGATCCATGCCGCAGGGGAAGCGCCCGGTGGCCGGCGCGGCCTCACTCTTCGCGTGAAGCTGCCGCTCGCGCTGGTGGCCGTCACCGCCCTCGCCCTGTTCGCCTGCATGCAACTGATCTGGAGCCGGCAGGAAGCCGCGCTGGAGAGCATGGCGGCCGTGGCGGGCGAGAGCATCGCCGCCTTCGTCGCCGGCAATGCCGCGGTGGTGGCGGCGGACAATGCCGGCCTGCCGCCGCAGGAGCAGGACTGGACCTCGGTGCAAGCCTTCGTGGCCTCGGCGACGCAGGATCAGGAAGTGCGCGCAATCACCGTGGCCGATGCCGGCGGCGTAGTCCGCGCGGCAAGCCAGCCCGGCCTCGTCGGCCGCGCCTATCAGCCGCAATCCGGCGCCGGCGCGCCTGTCGGGGCGCTGCGTTTCGTGCGGCCGATCGACTATGCCGGCGCGCGCTTCGGTACGGTGGAGATCACCCTCGGCCGGACGGCGCTGGATCAGGCGCTCGCCACCTCGCGCCAGCTGATCATGGCGCTGTCTGCGGTGCTAATGATCGTGGTGCTGGTGGTTGGCTATCTCAGCGGCGCGCTCGTCACCCGGCCGCTGCGGCGCCTGCGGAACGCGCTGGACGATGCGGCGCGCAACGGCTTCGCCCTGCGCATCTCGCACAACCGGCGCGACGAATTCGGCCAGACCTTCGATGCCTTCAACCGCGCTGCGGCGGAGGCCGAAGCCATGGCGAGCACCGACCGGGCGGGGGCGGAGGCAGCGATGCTCGCCACCCGCATCGCGGCGTAG
- a CDS encoding type VI secretion system-associated FHA domain protein: MYMLQLFDADDAAQPIDARLFQHGVMRIGRDPAADWPIADEECALSRAHCELHAGPEGLAVLSLGTNGVFDDTQDSRLPDGELTALPLPGALRMGRFRLVATHAPRAGQIDEGRTLILSPPLGASLDVPSEWSDAATFARSGDGTLFEAFCEGAQIDASLLSGAEPEEVMRRAGALYRQMVLGIGDLMAERNTMRARYQLSRTTIGGEGNNPFKWAPSQRLAIDLLLAGSSSFLSGPAALQASFRDLKRHLVATFAGLRGSLRHAVDRFAPASIEAAVASRKSLLKNRAVLQVEEMEARHADLFAQVEDGVAGSLDEAFVRAYDDAEAQMNRSERA, translated from the coding sequence ATGTATATGCTCCAGCTGTTCGATGCGGACGACGCGGCGCAGCCGATCGACGCGCGCCTGTTCCAGCACGGCGTGATGCGGATCGGGCGCGATCCCGCGGCGGACTGGCCGATCGCGGATGAGGAATGCGCTCTCTCCCGCGCGCATTGCGAGCTGCATGCGGGGCCGGAAGGGCTCGCGGTGCTTTCGCTCGGCACCAATGGCGTGTTCGACGATACGCAGGACAGCCGCCTGCCCGATGGGGAGCTGACCGCCCTGCCCCTGCCCGGCGCGCTGCGCATGGGGCGCTTCCGGCTGGTCGCCACCCACGCCCCCCGCGCGGGCCAGATCGACGAGGGGCGCACGCTGATCCTCAGCCCGCCGCTCGGCGCCTCGCTCGATGTGCCGAGCGAATGGTCGGACGCCGCCACCTTTGCCCGCAGCGGCGACGGGACGCTGTTCGAAGCCTTCTGCGAAGGCGCGCAGATCGATGCCTCGCTGCTCTCCGGCGCGGAGCCCGAGGAGGTCATGCGCCGCGCCGGCGCGCTCTACCGCCAGATGGTGCTGGGCATCGGTGATTTGATGGCAGAGCGCAACACGATGCGCGCGCGCTATCAGCTCAGCCGCACGACGATCGGCGGAGAGGGCAACAATCCGTTCAAATGGGCGCCGTCGCAGCGGCTGGCGATCGACCTGCTGCTGGCCGGCTCCTCCAGCTTCCTGTCCGGTCCGGCGGCGCTGCAGGCCTCTTTCCGCGATCTCAAGCGGCATCTGGTCGCCACCTTCGCCGGCTTGCGCGGCAGCCTGCGCCATGCGGTGGACCGCTTCGCCCCGGCCAGCATCGAAGCCGCCGTCGCCAGCCGCAAGTCGCTGCTGAAGAACCGCGCCGTGCTGCAGGTGGAAGAGATGGAGGCGCGCCATGCCGATCTGTTCGCCCAGGTGGAGGACGGGGTCGCCGGCTCGCTCGATGAAGCCTTCGTGCGCGCCTATGACGATGCCGAGGCGCAGATGAACCGGAGCGAGCGCGCGTGA
- a CDS encoding PP2C family protein-serine/threonine phosphatase, with product MKALLRRLRPGPHGAGNRPIRSIGRSHVGRVRRINEDRVLDRADLGLWAVADGMGGQSRGDMAAEAVIRSLAPLPAPVTPAAISAALRRANRTIYDAEAGRSGTTLVLLHIQDEAATLRWVGDSRAYLIREGRLELLTRDHSVVQELLETGLIDRAQAATHPQANVITRALGIGVEPEIDSRTLHLQRGDRLLLCSDGLSRSLEDGDAQGTAPIAELADRLLANALARDGTDNASLVLVEVGGD from the coding sequence GTGAAGGCGCTGCTGCGCCGGCTGCGCCCCGGGCCGCATGGGGCGGGCAACCGGCCCATCCGCTCGATCGGCCGCAGCCATGTCGGCCGGGTGCGCCGCATCAACGAGGATCGCGTGCTCGACCGCGCCGATCTGGGCCTGTGGGCCGTGGCCGATGGCATGGGCGGGCAGAGCCGCGGCGACATGGCCGCCGAAGCGGTGATCCGCAGCCTCGCCCCCCTGCCCGCCCCGGTCACGCCGGCGGCGATCTCCGCCGCCCTGCGCCGGGCCAACCGCACGATCTATGACGCCGAAGCCGGCCGCAGCGGCACCACTCTGGTCCTGCTGCACATCCAGGACGAGGCGGCGACGCTGCGCTGGGTGGGCGACAGCCGCGCTTATCTGATCCGCGAGGGGCGGCTGGAACTGCTAACCCGCGATCACAGCGTGGTGCAGGAATTGCTGGAAACCGGCCTGATCGACCGCGCGCAGGCCGCCACCCATCCGCAGGCCAATGTCATCACCCGCGCGCTGGGTATCGGCGTGGAGCCGGAAATCGACAGCCGCACGCTCCATTTGCAGCGCGGCGACCGCCTGCTGCTCTGTTCCGATGGCCTCTCCCGCTCCCTGGAAGACGGCGATGCGCAGGGCACTGCCCCCATCGCCGAGCTGGCCGACCGCCTGCTGGCCAACGCCCTCGCCCGCGACGGGACGGACAACGCATCGCTCGTGCTGGTGGAAGTCGGCGGCGACTAG
- the rlmB gene encoding 23S rRNA (guanosine(2251)-2'-O)-methyltransferase RlmB has product MAKRGEKKNLRGRAGRMQGGRGSGRATQGHVRLWGRHAVEAALKNPLRSHHKLWATREGIASLDGELPADFPIEYAEVADLARLVARDAPHQGLVLECDPLEDVHLADVMDGDEARPIMVLDQVTDPHNVGAILRSAAAFNAAAIVTQDRHAPPESGVVAKSASGALEIVPWVRVVNLARALEELAEAGYWRIGLAGEAEVNFAEALPAGPVALVLGAEGEGMRHNVAAHCDALARLPIGEAMESLNVSNAAAIALYAVATR; this is encoded by the coding sequence ATGGCAAAACGCGGTGAGAAGAAGAACCTGCGCGGGCGCGCGGGGCGTATGCAGGGCGGGCGCGGTTCGGGGCGGGCCACCCAGGGGCACGTGCGCCTGTGGGGCCGCCACGCGGTGGAAGCGGCACTGAAGAACCCCCTGCGTTCGCACCACAAGCTGTGGGCCACGCGCGAGGGGATCGCTTCGCTGGATGGCGAACTACCGGCCGATTTCCCCATCGAATATGCCGAGGTCGCCGATCTCGCCCGGCTGGTGGCGCGCGATGCGCCGCATCAGGGGCTGGTGCTGGAATGCGATCCGCTGGAGGACGTGCACCTGGCCGATGTCATGGACGGGGACGAAGCGCGCCCGATCATGGTGCTGGATCAGGTGACCGATCCGCACAATGTCGGCGCCATCCTGCGATCCGCCGCGGCCTTCAACGCGGCCGCCATCGTCACGCAGGATCGGCATGCCCCGCCGGAAAGCGGCGTCGTGGCGAAATCCGCCTCCGGCGCGCTGGAAATCGTGCCCTGGGTGCGCGTGGTCAATCTCGCCCGCGCGCTGGAAGAGCTGGCAGAGGCGGGATACTGGCGCATCGGCCTGGCCGGAGAGGCGGAGGTCAATTTCGCCGAGGCCCTGCCCGCCGGCCCGGTGGCGCTGGTGCTGGGGGCCGAAGGGGAAGGCATGCGGCACAATGTCGCCGCCCATTGCGACGCTCTGGCCCGCCTGCCGATCGGCGAGGCGATGGAGAGCCTCAACGTGTCCAACGCAGCGGCAATCGCACTTTACGCGGTGGCGACGCGCTAG
- a CDS encoding HU family DNA-binding protein yields MNKNELIGAVADTSGLTRSDATKAVESVFDTITTALSKGDEVRLVGFGTFSVAKRKASTGRNPRTGEPMTIKASTQPKFKAGKGLKDSVN; encoded by the coding sequence ATGAACAAGAACGAGCTCATCGGTGCGGTAGCCGACACGAGTGGCCTCACGCGCAGCGATGCGACCAAGGCGGTGGAGAGCGTGTTCGATACGATCACCACCGCGCTCTCGAAGGGGGATGAGGTTCGCCTCGTCGGTTTCGGAACCTTCTCCGTCGCCAAGCGGAAGGCCTCCACGGGCCGCAACCCGCGCACGGGTGAGCCGATGACGATCAAGGCTTCCACCCAGCCGAAGTTCAAGGCCGGCAAGGGCCTGAAGGATTCGGTGAACTAA